One genomic window of Methanospirillum lacunae includes the following:
- a CDS encoding H/ACA ribonucleoprotein complex subunit GAR1, with amino-acid sequence MHVVRAIGRVKCSSGSHMLIVECDAAKLPRLYSHVLDKRWKPVGKLVEIFGNISSPYAAVLCTIQDREKLIGEKVFIK; translated from the coding sequence ATGCATGTGGTTCGCGCGATTGGTCGGGTAAAATGTAGTTCAGGGAGCCATATGCTCATCGTCGAGTGTGATGCTGCCAAACTTCCCCGTCTGTACAGTCATGTACTGGACAAACGGTGGAAGCCGGTTGGAAAACTCGTAGAGATATTCGGAAATATATCATCCCCGTATGCAGCTGTTCTCTGTACCATTCAGGATCGGGAGAAGCTGATCGGTGAGAAAGTGTTTATAAAATAA
- a CDS encoding transcription initiation factor IIB gives MSEEIEKLRTLQKEREALKNRLVGKVAEKQKRVENQTETQCPECGSRQLVHDYERAELVCQQCGLVLDAEFIDRGPEWRAFDHDQRMKRSRVGAPMTFTIHDKGLSTMIDWRNRDSYGRAISSKNRAQLYRLRKWQRRIRVSNATERNLAFALSELDRMASALGLPRNVRETAAVVYRDAVDKNLIRGRSIEGVAAAALYAACRQCSVPRTLDEIAEVSRVSRKEIGRTYRFISRELGLKLLPTSPIDYVPRFCSGLQLKGEVQSRAVEILRQAGERELTSGRGPTGVAAAAIYISSILGGERRTQREVAEVAGVTEVTIRNRYKELAEKLDIEIIL, from the coding sequence ATGTCAGAAGAGATAGAAAAACTCCGGACGCTTCAGAAAGAGAGGGAAGCTCTGAAAAACCGTCTCGTCGGAAAGGTTGCCGAGAAACAGAAGAGGGTCGAGAACCAGACCGAGACGCAATGTCCTGAGTGTGGAAGCAGGCAACTGGTTCACGATTACGAGCGTGCAGAACTTGTGTGTCAGCAGTGCGGTCTCGTCCTTGATGCTGAGTTCATTGATCGTGGCCCTGAATGGCGTGCATTCGATCATGACCAGCGTATGAAGAGGTCCCGTGTCGGTGCTCCGATGACCTTTACAATCCACGACAAGGGTCTCTCGACTATGATTGACTGGCGTAACCGTGACAGTTACGGTCGTGCTATCTCATCCAAGAACCGTGCACAACTGTACCGTCTCAGAAAGTGGCAGCGGAGAATCAGGGTCAGCAACGCAACAGAGCGTAACCTTGCATTTGCACTCTCTGAACTGGACCGTATGGCCTCTGCCCTTGGTCTTCCACGTAACGTTCGTGAGACTGCTGCAGTGGTATACCGAGATGCAGTTGACAAGAATCTGATCAGGGGAAGAAGTATTGAGGGTGTCGCAGCAGCAGCCCTCTACGCAGCTTGCAGGCAATGCAGTGTTCCACGAACCCTTGATGAGATTGCAGAGGTGTCACGTGTATCCCGAAAAGAGATCGGAAGAACATACAGATTCATCTCACGTGAACTCGGGCTTAAACTCCTCCCAACCTCACCAATCGACTACGTGCCAAGGTTCTGTTCAGGTCTCCAGTTGAAAGGAGAGGTTCAGAGCAGGGCTGTAGAAATCCTCAGACAGGCCGGAGAGCGTGAACTCACATCCGGGCGCGGACCGACTGGCGTCGCAGCCGCAGCAATATACATATCTTCCATTCTTGGCGGTGAACGCCGGACCCAGCGTGAGGTTGCTGAGGTAGCAGGCGTAACAGAAGTTACGATCAGAAACCGGTATAAGGAACTGGCAGAAAAGTTAGATATTGAGATCATCCTCTAA
- a CDS encoding PEGA domain-containing protein yields MKNPRLMVLLFITLLLLLLPAGAMGSVRVDADLPGVAIFVDGSYIGTTPQNLSDVQVGEHKIAATVTGHQAQSRNITFPLNGSDQIIFTFGSSTQKYVPGMIRIRDCVGTPEMTGLLGSSITVATLPDGNLMAYYSGIGEGVRCAGSADGSEWHEFPDGCLLPSDESNASSPFSSPWVFSTSDGGYRMIYGINDENGPSLYSARSKDGFRFTPEGKVKLSQVPDQDMKGQYSIPSGLRMADGKLRMYYAVSEGAIRSAVSGDDGKTWMNDEGYRLESATDPTVALLQNGTY; encoded by the coding sequence ATGAAAAATCCCCGTTTGATGGTCCTCCTGTTCATTACCCTTCTGCTGCTCCTGCTCCCTGCCGGGGCTATGGGTTCTGTCAGAGTGGATGCTGATCTGCCGGGGGTGGCAATATTCGTGGACGGATCATATATCGGGACTACTCCTCAGAATCTCTCAGATGTACAGGTTGGTGAGCATAAGATCGCTGCAACAGTCACCGGACACCAGGCTCAGAGCAGAAATATCACCTTTCCATTGAATGGATCAGACCAGATCATCTTCACCTTCGGCTCTTCAACTCAGAAGTATGTGCCCGGGATGATCAGGATCCGTGACTGTGTGGGAACGCCTGAAATGACTGGTCTGCTTGGATCTTCAATAACAGTGGCAACACTCCCCGATGGCAACCTTATGGCATATTATTCTGGAATAGGAGAAGGTGTCAGGTGTGCAGGATCAGCCGATGGGTCAGAGTGGCATGAATTCCCTGATGGATGCCTGCTCCCTTCTGATGAGAGTAATGCCTCTTCTCCATTCTCAAGTCCATGGGTGTTTTCCACTTCTGATGGTGGATACCGGATGATCTATGGGATCAATGATGAGAATGGTCCTTCACTGTACAGTGCCCGGTCCAAAGATGGTTTCAGGTTCACTCCGGAAGGAAAGGTGAAACTCTCCCAGGTCCCTGATCAGGACATGAAAGGACAGTACTCGATTCCTTCCGGGCTTCGGATGGCTGATGGAAAACTCAGGATGTACTATGCTGTATCTGAAGGAGCCATCAGGAGTGCTGTATCAGGTGATGATGGGAAGACCTGGATGAACGATGAAGGGTATCGTCTGGAATCAGCAACGGATCCAACAGTGGCACTCCTTCAAAATGGGACGTACTGA
- a CDS encoding pyridoxal phosphate-dependent aminotransferase produces MRSFSSKLAAIAPSATIEITDKARRLQASGVDVISLSIGEPDFPTPAHITAACIDALNRGETHYAPGKGIPSLLSAISEKIEAENGFSCTNDQVIVTCGAKDAIYEACEAVLNPGDEAVILDPSWVSYEPCIQIAGGTPVHHPLHKKTFQVEDSLLEKINNKTRMIIVNSPSNPSGSVLNRESLRLVSDICQDHDLVALSDEIYEKLVYGQIHFSLAMFPGMVDRTITINGFSKAYAMTGWRLGYAVAPKEILGYMNKVQQHTISHPTTFAMFGAVAALKGPQQCISEMRNEFERRREFVLNRLMDMGIGYAPAEGAFYAYLKVDGDDASIANRWLEEAHVAVTPGVAFNTPGWIRLSYAASMDTLAEAMNRIEKVV; encoded by the coding sequence ATGAGATCATTCTCGTCAAAACTTGCAGCTATTGCCCCCTCAGCGACCATCGAGATCACTGATAAGGCTCGACGATTACAGGCATCAGGGGTCGATGTGATCAGTCTCTCTATTGGAGAGCCTGATTTCCCGACACCAGCCCACATCACCGCCGCCTGTATCGATGCACTTAACCGGGGAGAAACTCATTATGCCCCCGGAAAAGGGATCCCATCTCTTTTATCAGCGATTTCTGAAAAAATAGAGGCTGAAAACGGATTTTCATGTACAAATGATCAGGTCATTGTCACCTGCGGAGCAAAGGATGCGATCTATGAGGCATGCGAGGCGGTACTTAACCCCGGTGATGAGGCTGTTATTCTGGATCCTTCATGGGTGAGTTACGAACCATGTATCCAGATTGCCGGAGGAACCCCGGTTCATCACCCTCTTCATAAGAAAACTTTCCAGGTCGAAGACTCCCTTCTTGAGAAGATAAACAACAAGACCAGAATGATCATCGTCAACAGTCCGTCAAACCCGTCCGGATCGGTCTTAAACCGGGAATCTCTCAGGCTGGTCTCTGACATCTGTCAGGATCATGATCTTGTTGCCCTCTCTGATGAGATCTATGAAAAACTGGTATATGGGCAGATCCATTTTTCACTGGCAATGTTTCCAGGAATGGTAGATCGGACGATCACAATAAATGGGTTTTCAAAGGCATATGCGATGACCGGCTGGCGTCTTGGGTATGCGGTTGCTCCGAAGGAGATCCTCGGGTACATGAATAAGGTGCAACAGCATACAATCAGCCATCCGACAACCTTTGCGATGTTCGGTGCTGTAGCTGCCCTCAAAGGACCACAGCAGTGTATCAGTGAAATGAGAAACGAGTTTGAACGTCGCCGTGAATTTGTTCTTAACCGATTGATGGATATGGGAATTGGGTATGCCCCGGCAGAAGGTGCTTTTTATGCCTACCTCAAAGTCGATGGAGATGATGCATCAATTGCAAACCGCTGGCTGGAAGAGGCCCATGTTGCAGTGACCCCAGGAGTCGCGTTTAATACACCCGGATGGATCAGGCTCAGTTATGCAGCCTCAATGGATACACTTGCAGAAGCAATGAACCGCATCGAAAAGGTTGTATAA
- the ribH gene encoding 6,7-dimethyl-8-ribityllumazine synthase, producing MAIKLGFVVAEFNRDITYMMEIEAEEHAKFLGAEVVERFYVPGAYDMPLAIKKMLKQKNVDAVVTIGCVIEGSTEHDEIVVQHAARKIIDLSLEFEKPVTLGISGPGMTRLEANDRVDYGKRAVESAIKLVQRLA from the coding sequence ATGGCAATAAAACTGGGATTTGTGGTTGCGGAATTCAACCGAGACATCACCTACATGATGGAGATCGAGGCAGAGGAGCATGCAAAGTTTCTTGGAGCTGAGGTTGTCGAGCGTTTCTATGTTCCCGGGGCATATGACATGCCTCTTGCGATCAAGAAGATGCTCAAACAAAAGAATGTTGATGCTGTTGTCACTATAGGATGTGTGATCGAGGGATCAACTGAGCATGACGAGATCGTAGTCCAACATGCAGCACGTAAGATTATTGATCTCTCTCTCGAGTTCGAAAAGCCGGTAACCCTCGGTATATCCGGTCCGGGTATGACCCGGCTTGAAGCAAATGACCGTGTCGATTATGGTAAGCGGGCTGTTGAATCAGCCATCAAACTCGTTCAACGATTGGCATGA
- the ribC gene encoding riboflavin synthase, which produces MRIGVADTTFARVNMGKFAIDELKKHGSVVIERYTVPGVKDLPVACKKLFEEYKCDICMALGMPGGKEKDRMCAHEASTGLIQCQLMTNRHIIEVFVHEDEAADDSELAWLAEQRAREHAVNVIKLMRPGTLEREAGSGQRQGFSDAGAARQ; this is translated from the coding sequence ATGAGAATCGGTGTCGCGGACACCACATTTGCCAGGGTAAATATGGGCAAGTTCGCGATCGATGAACTCAAAAAACACGGGAGTGTCGTCATCGAACGATACACAGTACCGGGAGTCAAGGACCTCCCGGTAGCCTGTAAAAAACTCTTCGAAGAGTACAAGTGCGATATCTGCATGGCTCTTGGGATGCCCGGTGGCAAGGAAAAAGACCGGATGTGTGCTCATGAGGCATCAACCGGGCTGATCCAGTGTCAGCTGATGACAAACAGGCATATCATTGAGGTCTTTGTCCATGAGGATGAAGCGGCAGATGATTCTGAGCTTGCATGGCTTGCCGAGCAGCGAGCCCGTGAACACGCGGTAAATGTGATAAAACTCATGCGTCCGGGTACCCTTGAGCGGGAGGCAGGTTCAGGCCAGCGGCAGGGTTTCTCTGATGCAGGTGCTGCACGTCAGTAA
- a CDS encoding pyridoxal-phosphate-dependent aminotransferase family protein: protein MEDETLLMLPGPVPLPERVRFAMARQAINHRGAEFGGAYSNIVRVLKTCFGTNNDLMVISGSGTAGMEAAVSNFGKGRKMAHLINGKFGERLWKIGERYGEAVPIESEWGTPLNLEALKEALENGCEVVTMVHNETSAGILNPGAEVGKICRKHDALFIMDGVTSIGGDNVKADDWGVDVAIVGSQKCLAAPAGLAAVSVSSRAWEKAVKNPPYYFDLPAYRKNAAKSPMETPYTPAVPIFFALREACLLIEEEGIEKRVARHHRMAKAVRAAVAAWGVEMFPKTDAIHQYSNTVTAARIPKGSNDKDFRGHVKKFGIQIAGGQDHLKDVIFRIGHMGCVSAPELLATLAATEYAIQKSGHKVTSSGVMAAAEVLG, encoded by the coding sequence ATGGAAGATGAGACTCTCCTGATGCTTCCCGGTCCGGTTCCACTCCCAGAACGGGTGCGGTTCGCGATGGCCAGGCAGGCTATCAATCACCGCGGTGCTGAATTTGGTGGTGCCTATTCTAATATTGTCCGTGTTCTCAAAACATGTTTTGGAACAAATAACGATCTCATGGTCATATCTGGATCTGGCACAGCAGGGATGGAGGCCGCAGTCTCCAACTTTGGAAAGGGCAGAAAGATGGCTCATCTCATCAACGGTAAGTTTGGTGAGCGCCTCTGGAAGATTGGTGAGCGTTATGGCGAGGCAGTCCCAATAGAGTCTGAGTGGGGAACCCCTCTCAACCTTGAGGCATTAAAGGAAGCCCTGGAGAACGGGTGTGAGGTTGTGACCATGGTCCACAACGAGACCTCTGCAGGTATCCTGAACCCGGGTGCAGAAGTTGGAAAAATCTGCCGCAAACATGATGCCCTCTTTATCATGGATGGAGTCACCTCCATTGGTGGGGACAATGTAAAGGCTGATGATTGGGGAGTCGATGTCGCAATTGTCGGCTCACAAAAGTGTCTAGCCGCTCCGGCAGGCCTTGCAGCGGTCTCTGTCTCTTCCCGTGCCTGGGAAAAGGCTGTAAAGAATCCGCCATATTATTTCGATCTTCCGGCATACCGGAAAAATGCTGCCAAGTCTCCAATGGAGACCCCATACACTCCTGCTGTTCCGATTTTCTTTGCCCTTCGCGAGGCATGCCTGCTGATTGAAGAGGAAGGTATCGAAAAACGGGTTGCCCGTCACCACCGTATGGCAAAGGCCGTCCGTGCAGCGGTTGCCGCCTGGGGAGTAGAGATGTTCCCGAAGACTGATGCAATCCACCAGTACTCAAATACTGTTACAGCAGCAAGGATTCCAAAGGGCTCAAACGACAAGGACTTCAGAGGCCATGTCAAGAAGTTTGGTATTCAGATTGCAGGTGGCCAGGATCATCTAAAAGATGTCATATTCAGGATTGGACACATGGGCTGTGTATCAGCGCCTGAACTCCTTGCAACACTTGCAGCAACCGAGTATGCAATCCAGAAGAGCGGTCATAAAGTGACATCTTCGGGTGTCATGGCAGCAGCTGAGGTTCTGGGATGA
- the purE gene encoding 5-(carboxyamino)imidazole ribonucleotide mutase has protein sequence MVDVSIICGSASDEEVAEKVWTVLKEKGISYDYQVISAHRNPGRLDEYVAGSDAKIYICIAGLSAALPGVVASKTEKPVIGVPISGKLMGGLDALLSIVQMPKGVPVACVGVDNGQNAALLAIRILNLCT, from the coding sequence ATGGTTGATGTGAGCATCATCTGCGGTTCTGCCTCTGATGAAGAGGTAGCAGAGAAAGTCTGGACTGTCTTGAAAGAAAAGGGTATCTCATATGATTACCAGGTCATATCAGCCCACCGAAACCCCGGCAGGCTTGACGAGTATGTTGCAGGATCAGACGCAAAGATCTATATTTGTATTGCCGGACTTTCGGCTGCCCTTCCCGGAGTTGTTGCATCTAAAACAGAAAAACCGGTCATCGGTGTGCCAATTTCAGGAAAACTCATGGGCGGACTCGATGCCCTTCTCTCGATTGTACAGATGCCCAAGGGTGTACCCGTGGCTTGTGTCGGAGTTGATAACGGACAAAACGCTGCACTTCTCGCAATAAGAATTCTAAATCTCTGTACATAA
- a CDS encoding RNA recognition motif domain-containing protein has protein sequence MEGKRLYVGNLTYSVNEGQLRDLFTQYGEVASVKVIEQKGFAFVEMGTSEEAQAAMDALNQTVFEGRTLRIDEARPMQPRSDFGSGGGYGGNRRRY, from the coding sequence ATGGAAGGAAAGAGACTCTACGTTGGTAACCTGACATACTCTGTTAATGAAGGTCAGCTTCGTGATTTATTCACCCAGTACGGTGAAGTAGCAAGTGTAAAAGTAATCGAACAGAAAGGATTCGCCTTTGTTGAAATGGGAACCTCTGAGGAAGCCCAGGCAGCAATGGATGCACTGAACCAGACTGTTTTCGAAGGCCGTACCCTCCGTATTGACGAAGCACGCCCAATGCAGCCCCGCAGCGACTTTGGCAGCGGTGGCGGCTACGGTGGCAACCGTCGCCGGTACTAA
- a CDS encoding RNA recognition motif domain-containing protein: MEGKRLYVGNLTYSVNEAQLRELFSKYGDVVSAKVIEQKGFGFVEMGTSEEAQAAMDALNQTVFEGRTLRIDEARPMQPRREFDRGGYGGGAGRRY; the protein is encoded by the coding sequence ATGGAAGGAAAGAGACTCTACGTCGGAAACCTGACGTACTCCGTAAATGAAGCCCAGCTCAGGGAATTATTCTCCAAGTATGGTGATGTGGTCAGCGCCAAGGTTATCGAGCAGAAAGGATTCGGTTTCGTTGAGATGGGAACTTCTGAGGAAGCCCAGGCAGCAATGGATGCACTGAACCAGACCGTGTTCGAGGGCCGTACCCTCCGTATTGACGAAGCACGCCCGATGCAGCCACGCCGCGAATTTGACCGCGGTGGATATGGTGGCGGCGCCGGACGCCGTTACTAA
- the thiC gene encoding phosphomethylpyrimidine synthase ThiC, whose amino-acid sequence MVTPREYRVDLDLLNQAAKTELIEPDQLERLIRTGRVVIPANPRREHPVCAIGEGCRVKVNVNVGTSQDLCDVDMEKEKATAAISAGADCLMDLSTGGDLPKIRSMILSFPVTVGTVPIYEAVRRAGNVADLDADLLFKVIREHCEQGVDFLTLHCGVNREVVQSLRQDPRTMGVVSRGGSFHAAMMISRDEENPLWAEYDYLLEILAEYDVVASLGDGMRPGCHEDAMREAKTVEYLNLGRLARRAHEHGVQRMIEGPGHMPIDQIGYNVKMIKELTGMAPLYLLGPLVTDIAAGYDHITGAIGGAIACQNGANFLCMVSPSEHLALPRTNDIIEGTRASVLAAHVGDLAQGNAAAYNREVQMGQARRDLDWKQQFSLSLFPERAKEIHDRDGNRETCSMCGDLCAVKMVRDIFG is encoded by the coding sequence ATGGTGACTCCCCGGGAGTACAGGGTTGATCTCGATCTGCTGAACCAGGCTGCGAAGACTGAACTGATAGAACCTGATCAGCTGGAGCGACTGATCCGGACCGGAAGGGTAGTGATCCCGGCAAACCCAAGACGAGAGCATCCGGTCTGTGCAATAGGGGAGGGATGCAGGGTTAAGGTCAACGTGAACGTGGGAACCTCTCAGGATCTCTGCGATGTTGACATGGAAAAGGAGAAGGCCACTGCAGCAATATCTGCTGGTGCAGACTGCCTGATGGATCTCTCTACAGGTGGCGACCTTCCAAAAATACGCAGTATGATCCTCTCCTTTCCGGTGACTGTCGGGACCGTCCCAATCTATGAGGCAGTCAGGCGTGCGGGAAATGTTGCTGACCTTGATGCTGATCTGCTCTTTAAAGTCATTCGCGAGCATTGTGAGCAGGGTGTTGATTTTCTCACACTCCATTGCGGAGTGAATCGTGAAGTAGTGCAGAGTCTCCGCCAGGATCCCAGAACAATGGGCGTCGTCTCCAGGGGTGGCTCATTTCATGCAGCGATGATGATCTCCCGGGATGAAGAAAACCCGCTCTGGGCAGAGTATGATTATCTCCTTGAGATCCTGGCCGAATATGACGTGGTTGCAAGTCTGGGAGACGGGATGAGGCCTGGTTGCCATGAGGATGCCATGCGGGAAGCCAAGACTGTTGAGTACCTGAACCTTGGAAGGCTTGCAAGGCGTGCTCATGAGCATGGTGTTCAGCGCATGATAGAAGGGCCGGGACATATGCCAATCGATCAGATTGGATACAACGTGAAGATGATCAAAGAACTCACGGGCATGGCTCCCCTTTACCTCCTCGGACCTCTGGTGACCGACATTGCAGCTGGATACGATCATATCACCGGAGCAATTGGAGGAGCAATCGCCTGCCAGAACGGGGCAAATTTCCTCTGCATGGTCTCGCCGAGTGAGCATCTTGCCCTTCCCAGGACAAACGATATTATTGAAGGAACAAGGGCGTCGGTTTTAGCAGCCCATGTTGGCGATCTTGCCCAGGGAAACGCTGCTGCTTATAACCGTGAGGTGCAGATGGGACAGGCACGCCGGGACCTTGACTGGAAACAACAGTTCTCTCTTTCTCTCTTTCCTGAGCGTGCAAAAGAAATTCATGATAGAGATGGTAATCGTGAGACCTGTTCCATGTGTGGAGATCTCTGTGCAGTGAAGATGGTCAGGGATATCTTCGGATGA
- a CDS encoding MBL fold metallo-hydrolase: MTIKLIPGRGMYANAYLAQGTVLVDAGITPMSVEAHRESIKYIVLTHCHFDHIAYLGPLVSMTGAKVCIHAADADGLREDNLNLAMQFGSHSPGIIPDIILEDGNQLEGLEVIHTPGHTPGSICLYNKETRDLISGDTVFSDGAFGRYDFPGGSRETLSTSLDRVADLEVKGLYPGHGLPALDHGERHIKAAQALMRSGYA; the protein is encoded by the coding sequence ATGACCATCAAGCTCATCCCGGGCAGAGGGATGTATGCCAATGCCTATCTCGCACAGGGAACCGTTCTTGTGGATGCCGGGATCACCCCGATGTCAGTTGAGGCGCATCGGGAATCCATCAAATATATTGTGCTCACCCACTGCCACTTTGACCATATTGCATATTTGGGACCATTGGTTAGTATGACAGGAGCAAAGGTCTGCATTCATGCAGCAGATGCAGATGGACTCAGAGAAGACAATCTGAATCTTGCAATGCAGTTCGGCTCACATTCCCCCGGAATAATTCCAGATATTATCCTTGAGGATGGAAACCAGCTGGAAGGGCTAGAAGTTATCCACACCCCTGGTCATACACCTGGGAGTATCTGCCTCTATAACAAAGAAACAAGAGATCTCATCTCTGGAGACACCGTTTTTTCTGACGGGGCATTCGGGAGATACGACTTCCCAGGTGGAAGCCGGGAAACTCTTAGTACATCACTTGACCGGGTCGCAGATCTGGAAGTAAAAGGATTGTACCCGGGACATGGACTTCCTGCTCTTGATCATGGAGAACGGCACATCAAGGCTGCCCAGGCTCTCATGAGATCAGGGTATGCCTGA
- a CDS encoding GIY-YIG nuclease family protein: MKPGIYVLLLFGEGAVRIGSLGTISFSPGFYSYVGSALGPGGLARVSRHMMVALARDRKPRWHIDYLLMNPGFRLVQVFCAATLERLECPLAQAINLPPIQRFGSSDCSCKGHLFFSPDNPEKVIIAAFDAIRLHPMIKQPTLSRHFPRKEFGNV, encoded by the coding sequence ATGAAACCAGGAATCTATGTTCTCCTTCTCTTTGGAGAGGGTGCAGTCAGAATCGGATCTCTTGGAACAATTTCATTCTCACCAGGGTTTTATTCATATGTTGGATCTGCTCTCGGGCCAGGTGGGCTCGCCCGGGTATCAAGACACATGATGGTGGCTCTGGCCAGGGACAGAAAACCCAGGTGGCATATAGATTATCTGCTCATGAATCCAGGCTTCAGACTTGTCCAGGTGTTCTGCGCTGCGACCCTTGAGCGACTAGAATGCCCTCTTGCGCAGGCCATCAATCTCCCCCCAATCCAGAGGTTTGGATCCTCTGACTGTAGTTGTAAAGGGCACCTGTTCTTTTCTCCTGATAACCCGGAAAAAGTAATCATTGCGGCTTTTGATGCCATAAGGCTGCATCCAATGATCAAACAACCTACATTGTCCAGACATTTCCCCCGGAAAGAGTTTGGCAATGTATAA
- a CDS encoding type II glyceraldehyde-3-phosphate dehydrogenase, producing MIKVAINGYGTIGKRVADAAAAQKDMEIIGVSKTRPTAEALVAVKKGYPVYIADISKKAAFEKAGIPVAGSIEEMVQKADVIVDGTPGGVGESNKALYEKYGKKAIWQGGEDHDLAGFSFNAHANYKDAIGRQFVRVVSCNTTGLCRVIKALDDKIGVAKVKAVMVRRGADPHVVKKGPIDAVVLDPPTIPSHHGPDVNTVLPHIDIVTMAMIVPTTQMHMHAIQMELKRESSRDEVLGVMKAHSRIGLVQATTGIKSTAELKEYVMDLGRPRSDLWENGVFEASVAVIGKDLYFFQAIHQEADVVIENVDAIRAMAGDVKDPEVSIKMTNESLGFVAI from the coding sequence ATGATCAAGGTTGCAATCAACGGGTACGGAACCATAGGTAAGCGAGTTGCTGATGCAGCGGCAGCGCAGAAGGATATGGAGATCATCGGAGTCTCCAAGACAAGACCAACTGCTGAAGCCCTTGTCGCAGTCAAAAAAGGATATCCGGTTTATATTGCTGACATCAGTAAGAAAGCCGCCTTTGAGAAGGCAGGCATCCCGGTTGCCGGATCGATTGAGGAGATGGTCCAGAAGGCTGATGTGATCGTTGATGGGACTCCCGGAGGGGTCGGAGAGTCGAACAAGGCTCTTTACGAAAAATACGGGAAAAAGGCAATCTGGCAGGGAGGAGAAGACCACGATCTTGCAGGATTCTCCTTCAATGCCCATGCAAACTACAAGGATGCCATCGGAAGGCAGTTTGTCAGGGTCGTTTCATGCAACACCACCGGCCTTTGCCGGGTAATCAAGGCACTGGACGACAAGATCGGAGTTGCCAAGGTCAAGGCTGTGATGGTCCGCAGGGGGGCAGATCCTCATGTTGTCAAGAAAGGACCAATTGATGCAGTAGTACTTGATCCACCGACAATTCCAAGTCACCATGGCCCAGATGTCAACACAGTCCTGCCTCACATTGACATCGTAACGATGGCCATGATTGTACCTACTACCCAGATGCATATGCATGCAATCCAGATGGAGCTGAAGAGAGAGAGCTCCAGAGACGAAGTACTGGGTGTCATGAAGGCACATTCACGGATAGGACTTGTTCAGGCAACCACCGGGATCAAGAGTACGGCAGAACTCAAAGAGTATGTTATGGATCTCGGAAGGCCACGTTCAGATCTCTGGGAGAACGGTGTCTTCGAGGCTTCAGTTGCAGTTATTGGCAAAGATCTCTATTTCTTCCAGGCGATCCACCAGGAAGCCGATGTAGTCATTGAGAACGTGGATGCAATCAGAGCCATGGCCGGAGATGTAAAAGACCCCGAGGTTTCAATAAAGATGACCAACGAATCCCTTGGATTTGTCGCTATCTGA